From Bacteroidota bacterium, one genomic window encodes:
- a CDS encoding glycosyltransferase family 39 protein → MPGKWTDNFFRKDENLLIACILIFAAIIRLYACHELSLSNDELSALTRAKANSFHDLIVNGVYIDYHPAGVELFIYYWLKIFGESAFLFRLPFILTGIGSVWLIYILGKRWFSTFTGLLAAAIFAGTKFCILYSMYARLYSPGLFFSLLTTLVWTNIVFPESENKEKEIRRSQWVWLVILMSVCTHIHYFSFVFVAGLGLTGLFFISRNNRLPYLISGMVVLALFTPEWQIFLEQMKTGDIGGWLAPPEKSFLLDFVHQLLNKSALLSFIVAILVVPGLFFLVKSKRWNKFHTISLAWVLFSFFIAYGYSVLRGPVLQYSTLFFVLPFSLFLIASAIQKIVIQKLRSAFILLMLLGTCWSTIVEAKLFTRPTYGLFREPAQDLQRWINLYGKEQVPCVVNAINTDYMRYYFRQLNFDPWLAAEKVNSGEKFSTLANILDTIQSDYFAFTWSNCENIFEVNKLIQDKYPYLVEKEIYFNSAAYLYSRKNGSGESSTIFQSCCDFDSLDCVGSVLKTTGEFKFSGTKSAHIDSSDMYAFTFQKNGIDIPGSGYRWMNCKFRFFSQQGPLSALVVMEVNRNKENVSYFTSNIGEFDVESGKWNKVTFSRLLPGDLQQDDEIKMYIWNKDRQSFFVDDFCISVDNGDDPYLE, encoded by the coding sequence ATGCCGGGAAAGTGGACTGACAATTTTTTTCGTAAGGATGAAAATCTCCTCATCGCGTGTATTCTGATTTTTGCCGCGATCATCCGATTGTATGCCTGTCATGAATTGTCATTGTCGAATGATGAATTGAGTGCCTTAACCAGAGCTAAAGCAAATTCATTCCATGATCTCATTGTAAATGGTGTTTATATAGATTATCACCCTGCAGGAGTGGAGTTGTTTATTTATTACTGGCTCAAAATATTTGGCGAATCGGCGTTTTTATTTCGACTTCCATTTATCCTCACAGGTATAGGATCAGTCTGGTTGATATATATTCTTGGGAAAAGATGGTTCTCGACATTTACAGGTTTATTGGCTGCAGCAATATTCGCTGGTACAAAATTTTGCATCCTTTATTCAATGTATGCAAGGTTGTATAGTCCGGGTTTGTTTTTCTCCTTGCTTACAACTCTTGTCTGGACCAATATTGTTTTTCCAGAGTCTGAAAACAAGGAAAAAGAAATAAGAAGGAGTCAATGGGTTTGGTTGGTAATACTGATGTCTGTTTGCACACACATTCATTATTTTTCTTTTGTATTTGTTGCCGGGCTCGGATTGACAGGCTTGTTTTTCATCAGCAGGAATAATCGTTTGCCTTACCTGATTTCCGGCATGGTTGTACTTGCCTTGTTCACTCCTGAATGGCAAATATTTTTGGAGCAAATGAAAACAGGAGATATTGGAGGTTGGTTGGCTCCACCTGAAAAATCGTTCTTATTGGATTTTGTCCATCAGCTTTTGAATAAATCGGCACTTCTTAGTTTTATCGTAGCAATCCTGGTAGTACCCGGTCTCTTTTTCCTGGTGAAGTCAAAAAGATGGAACAAGTTCCACACGATATCTTTAGCTTGGGTATTGTTTTCTTTCTTTATTGCCTATGGATATTCTGTATTGCGAGGCCCTGTTTTGCAATATTCAACTTTGTTTTTTGTTCTCCCTTTCTCACTTTTCCTTATTGCTTCAGCTATTCAGAAGATTGTTATTCAAAAACTACGGTCAGCCTTCATTTTACTGATGCTCTTGGGTACATGCTGGAGTACAATTGTAGAGGCAAAATTATTTACACGTCCAACCTATGGTCTCTTTCGGGAACCGGCTCAGGATCTTCAAAGATGGATAAATTTGTATGGAAAAGAACAGGTTCCATGCGTTGTAAATGCCATCAATACGGATTATATGCGATATTATTTCAGGCAATTGAATTTTGATCCATGGCTGGCGGCAGAGAAAGTGAATTCCGGCGAAAAATTTTCGACGTTGGCAAATATTCTGGATACAATTCAATCGGACTATTTTGCATTTACATGGAGCAATTGCGAAAATATTTTTGAAGTAAATAAATTGATTCAGGATAAATACCCGTATTTGGTTGAAAAGGAAATCTATTTTAATTCCGCTGCTTATTTGTATAGTAGAAAAAATGGTTCCGGAGAGTCCTCAACAATTTTTCAATCCTGTTGTGATTTTGATTCACTGGACTGTGTTGGATCAGTATTGAAAACGACAGGGGAATTTAAATTTAGCGGGACAAAATCTGCCCACATTGATTCTTCGGATATGTATGCATTTACCTTCCAGAAAAATGGCATAGATATTCCCGGTTCAGGATACCGATGGATGAATTGTAAATTCAGGTTTTTCAGCCAACAAGGACCACTTTCCGCATTGGTCGTGATGGAAGTTAACAGAAACAAAGAGAATGTCTCTTATTTTACTTCTAATATCGGAGAGTTTGATGTAGAATCAGGCAAATGGAATAAAGTCACTTTTTCCCGATTGCTCCCCGGGGATCTTCAGCAGGATGATGAAATAAAAATGTACATCTGGAACAAAGACCGGCAAAGTTTCTTTGTGGATGATTTTTGTATTTCTGTCGACAATGGAGATGACCCTTATCTTGAATAA
- the rlmB gene encoding 23S rRNA (guanosine(2251)-2'-O)-methyltransferase RlmB: MKNFSFKDKNPNADREDDQMIYGLRPVMEAVKAGKEIDRIFIGRTAKGELMQELKNLLREENIPWTEVPEDKLNRFTRKNHQDVVCFISAISYHSLGQLLPSIFEKGETPFLLVLDRITDVRNFGAIARTAECAGVHAIVIPSRGAAQVTSDAIRTSAGALNRIPVCRESNLKNTVTYLQQSGVLVVAATEKGKEYHFQNDLNGPLAVVMGSEEDGVSPELIRICDKLLRIPMIGTISSLNVSVACGIMLYEAIRQRIVAEGMTTKTN, encoded by the coding sequence ATGAAGAATTTTTCATTCAAAGATAAAAACCCGAATGCCGATCGTGAAGATGACCAGATGATCTACGGTTTAAGACCGGTCATGGAAGCCGTTAAAGCAGGGAAAGAGATCGACAGAATTTTTATCGGTCGCACAGCGAAAGGGGAGTTGATGCAGGAGTTAAAAAATCTGCTTCGTGAAGAGAATATTCCATGGACGGAGGTTCCTGAAGACAAACTCAACCGCTTCACACGGAAGAATCACCAGGATGTTGTTTGTTTTATTTCCGCGATCTCTTATCATTCACTCGGACAATTGTTGCCCTCAATCTTTGAAAAAGGAGAAACACCTTTTCTGCTTGTTCTGGACAGGATCACAGATGTCCGTAACTTTGGAGCGATTGCCCGTACGGCAGAATGCGCGGGAGTTCACGCGATTGTAATTCCTTCCAGAGGTGCGGCGCAGGTAACTTCGGATGCGATCAGAACTTCAGCAGGCGCACTAAACAGGATTCCTGTTTGCAGGGAAAGTAATCTGAAAAATACAGTGACGTATTTGCAACAAAGTGGAGTACTGGTAGTAGCCGCGACAGAGAAAGGAAAAGAATACCATTTTCAGAACGATCTCAATGGTCCGCTTGCCGTAGTCATGGGTTCGGAAGAAGATGGCGTTTCTCCTGAACTCATTCGCATTTGCGACAAGTTGCTGCGAATTCCCATGATCGGAACAATTTCTTCATTGAATGTGTCTGTGGCTTGTGGAATTATGCTCTACGAAGCCATCCGCCAAAGGATTGTTGCCGAAGGAATGACGACTAAAACCAATTGA
- a CDS encoding GWxTD domain-containing protein, with the protein MFRNYFYFFLFFLLTGCFGTRELSNENLSSVYRNSEQVFHPEINVFHSSDTLSRISIKLLPSEFLFVRQPDDQFKASLKIQARLMESYESSIVLDTLTLQYSFDMMEKSGPRLVEFDFNVHQKGSHLLNLIFTDNNKNYSEEFFVNFDNTDSLGRQSFRVTDLRDNLIFRNYLYQSDTVRLHCRNPGIKKLWCKFYHRDFILAPPPYSFDVREEFNYHADSLFMVDLSDTHGLNLAKEGFYHFAPDTNSSVGLTLFRFNGGFPEITTAMQMYQAMRYLTTKREFEDIGNKPNLKSAMDAFWLDRGGNAERSRQLIKKYYTRVKEANRYFTSFTEGWRTDRGMLYIIFGSPNTIYRGALSESWIYGTPNSNLSLNFFFVRVNNPFTDNDFTLSRSPTYESSWYRAVEVWRQGRAYNSMN; encoded by the coding sequence ATGTTCCGGAACTATTTTTATTTTTTTCTGTTTTTCCTGCTTACCGGATGTTTCGGTACGCGTGAGCTGAGCAATGAAAACCTGAGTTCCGTTTATAGGAATTCAGAACAGGTTTTTCATCCTGAAATAAATGTATTTCATTCCTCAGACACCCTTTCCAGAATTTCAATAAAGCTGTTGCCTTCCGAGTTTTTGTTTGTCCGTCAGCCGGATGATCAATTCAAGGCGTCTCTGAAAATACAGGCTCGTCTGATGGAATCATACGAGTCTTCAATTGTGCTGGATACGCTTACCCTTCAGTACTCCTTCGACATGATGGAGAAATCGGGTCCACGCCTGGTTGAATTTGATTTTAACGTGCATCAGAAAGGAAGTCATCTGCTCAATCTGATATTTACCGATAATAATAAAAATTACAGCGAAGAATTTTTTGTCAATTTTGATAATACGGATTCTCTTGGAAGACAAAGTTTCAGGGTGACCGACCTCAGGGATAATTTAATTTTCAGGAATTATTTGTATCAGAGCGATACAGTTCGCTTGCATTGCAGGAATCCCGGAATTAAAAAACTTTGGTGCAAATTTTATCACCGTGATTTTATTCTGGCTCCACCGCCATACAGCTTTGATGTGAGAGAGGAATTTAACTATCACGCTGATAGTTTGTTTATGGTGGATCTGTCTGATACACATGGACTGAACCTTGCAAAAGAGGGTTTCTATCATTTTGCTCCGGATACGAATTCATCAGTGGGTTTAACGCTATTCCGTTTCAATGGAGGTTTTCCCGAAATCACCACTGCCATGCAGATGTATCAGGCGATGCGTTACTTAACGACCAAAAGAGAATTCGAAGACATTGGCAATAAGCCCAATTTGAAAAGTGCCATGGATGCATTCTGGCTGGACCGCGGAGGGAATGCGGAAAGGTCCCGTCAGCTTATAAAAAAGTACTATACGCGTGTGAAAGAGGCAAATCGCTATTTTACCTCTTTTACTGAGGGATGGCGAACCGACAGAGGAATGCTCTATATTATCTTCGGCAGTCCGAATACGATTTATCGTGGAGCATTGAGTGAAAGCTGGATCTATGGTACTCCAAACAGCAATCTCTCCCTGAATTTCTTTTTTGTACGAGTCAATAATCCATTTACTGATAACGATTTTACATTGTCACGATCACCAACCTATGAAAGCAGTTGGTATCGTGCAGTGGAAGTATGGCGTCAGGGCCGGGCTTACAACAGCATGAATTAA
- the rmuC gene encoding DNA recombination protein RmuC: MQIVFLITGIVIGAILMWFYSKNKGHAEQEALNLRINELDKERSVLADRVEQTLLQTENARKQNEKERQEYVQLNALLAQQETTNKNLQEKLMLQKEELESLQQRFTKEFENLANKILDEKSQKFTEQNKTQLDIILNPLKDKIRDFEQKVDNAYKAESAERNSLKGEIKSLVELNKQISEEANNLVKALKGDTKKQGNWGELILEKILERSGLIKDEEYKMQVSAQNEIGNRIQPDAVIYLPDSKHIIVDSKVSLVAYEAMVNAPDEEIREQSLREHVLSVRSHIKGLSEKSYQSSADFTSPDFVLLFMPIESSFGMAVQADNELFNFAWDRKIVIVSPSTLLATLRTISSIWKQERQTRNAMEIARQGGALYDKFKNFVDDLIEVGKKMDGAKTSYSEAMNKLSTGNGNIVKRIEDLRKLGAKATKELPPSLVERAEENIQS, translated from the coding sequence ATGCAAATCGTTTTTCTCATCACCGGAATTGTTATTGGGGCTATCCTCATGTGGTTTTATTCAAAGAATAAGGGCCATGCGGAGCAGGAGGCATTGAATCTCCGGATCAATGAATTGGACAAGGAGCGTTCTGTTCTTGCCGACAGGGTGGAGCAGACCCTTTTACAAACTGAAAATGCCCGTAAACAGAATGAAAAAGAAAGACAGGAATATGTTCAGCTGAATGCCCTGCTTGCACAACAGGAAACAACGAATAAAAATCTTCAGGAAAAGTTAATGTTGCAAAAGGAAGAGTTGGAAAGCCTTCAGCAACGTTTTACAAAGGAATTTGAAAATCTCGCCAATAAAATTTTGGATGAAAAAAGTCAGAAGTTTACAGAGCAAAATAAAACCCAGTTGGACATCATTCTCAATCCACTGAAAGATAAAATCAGAGACTTTGAACAAAAGGTTGATAATGCTTACAAAGCGGAGTCTGCGGAAAGAAATTCATTGAAAGGAGAAATCAAAAGTCTGGTTGAATTAAATAAACAGATCAGTGAAGAAGCGAATAACCTGGTGAAGGCGTTGAAGGGCGACACCAAAAAGCAAGGCAATTGGGGTGAACTTATCCTGGAGAAAATCCTGGAGCGTTCAGGATTGATCAAAGATGAAGAGTACAAAATGCAGGTTAGTGCTCAGAATGAAATTGGAAACAGAATTCAGCCGGATGCTGTCATCTATCTTCCCGACAGCAAACACATCATCGTTGATTCAAAAGTTTCGCTTGTGGCCTACGAAGCCATGGTGAATGCGCCGGATGAGGAGATACGTGAACAATCATTGCGTGAACATGTATTAAGTGTCAGAAGTCATATCAAAGGTCTTAGTGAAAAAAGTTATCAGAGCTCTGCTGATTTTACGTCACCTGATTTTGTGCTTTTATTTATGCCTATTGAATCCTCTTTTGGAATGGCTGTACAGGCGGATAATGAATTGTTCAATTTTGCATGGGACAGGAAAATTGTCATTGTGAGTCCTTCTACTTTGCTTGCGACCTTGCGCACAATTTCTTCTATCTGGAAACAGGAAAGACAGACCCGTAACGCGATGGAAATTGCCCGTCAGGGCGGTGCTCTGTATGATAAGTTCAAAAATTTTGTTGACGATCTGATCGAAGTTGGTAAAAAGATGGATGGCGCGAAAACAAGTTATTCGGAAGCCATGAATAAATTGTCAACCGGAAACGGAAATATTGTTAAGCGAATCGAAGATCTCCGGAAACTGGGAGCAAAAGCAACAAAGGAACTTCCTCCTTCACTGGTTGAACGCGCGGAGGAAAATATACAGTCCTGA
- a CDS encoding PA0069 family radical SAM protein, which translates to MPKDRITDNLIKGRGAQLNTRNKYLRQELVTEHIEGLDEALELSHTTQYFLEYPKKMINRIDSPDIPSDYSMNPYQGCEHGCVYCYARNTHQYWGYSAGLDFESKILVKPEAPTLLEAELRKKSWKPAVIMLSGNTDCYQPAERKWKLTRRMLEILLRFRNPVSLITKNQLILRDLDLLKELAALSLVHVAVSITSLDEDLRLQLEPRTATAKNRLKVIEVLSQHNIPVTVMVAPIIPGLNSHEIPAIIEAAAACGARNAGMTIVRLNDSVAEIFTNWIHKTYPDRAEKVLHMIADCHGGKLSDSRFGTRMKGEGKIAESIRQLLHQSVNRFMADREIPPYNKSLFRVPSAGGQMELFMEE; encoded by the coding sequence ATGCCGAAAGATCGCATTACAGACAACCTGATTAAAGGCCGGGGCGCGCAACTGAATACGCGTAATAAATACTTGCGTCAGGAACTGGTTACGGAACACATCGAAGGTCTCGATGAGGCACTCGAACTTTCCCATACAACGCAGTATTTCCTCGAGTATCCAAAAAAAATGATCAACCGGATCGATAGTCCGGATATTCCTTCTGATTATTCAATGAATCCCTACCAGGGATGTGAGCATGGCTGTGTTTATTGTTATGCAAGAAACACACATCAGTATTGGGGCTACTCCGCAGGACTTGATTTTGAATCCAAGATCCTTGTAAAACCGGAAGCTCCAACCTTGCTGGAAGCTGAGCTGCGAAAAAAATCCTGGAAGCCTGCGGTAATCATGCTTTCGGGAAATACAGATTGTTATCAGCCCGCGGAACGTAAATGGAAACTTACCAGAAGAATGCTTGAGATTCTTTTACGCTTCAGGAATCCCGTGAGTCTGATCACAAAAAATCAGTTGATACTCCGTGATCTTGATTTACTAAAAGAACTTGCAGCATTAAGCCTTGTTCATGTTGCTGTCAGTATTACATCTCTTGATGAGGATTTGAGATTGCAACTGGAGCCAAGAACAGCTACTGCTAAAAATCGACTGAAGGTTATTGAAGTTTTGAGTCAGCACAATATCCCTGTGACCGTCATGGTTGCTCCGATTATCCCTGGTTTGAACAGTCATGAGATTCCAGCAATCATCGAAGCAGCCGCAGCATGTGGTGCACGGAATGCAGGCATGACCATCGTTCGTTTAAATGATTCTGTCGCGGAAATTTTTACCAACTGGATTCATAAAACCTATCCTGACCGTGCCGAAAAAGTACTCCACATGATCGCCGATTGTCATGGAGGTAAATTGAGTGACAGTCGATTTGGGACACGTATGAAAGGTGAGGGGAAAATCGCGGAAAGTATCCGTCAGTTACTTCATCAGAGTGTAAACCGTTTCATGGCAGATCGTGAAATTCCTCCTTATAACAAATCGCTTTTCAGAGTTCCATCGGCAGGCGGACAGATGGAATTGTTTATGGAAGAATAA
- a CDS encoding ABC transporter ATP-binding protein: protein MKLLLSYLRNHKKYVLLALLLAAVNQCFSLMDPLIAGKMMDRFGVHISDYRNDPNKNFAHDIMLLLLASMGVAMVSRIAKNFQDYFVNVVVQRSGAQMYTDGIRHSLELPYQVFEDQRSGETLGKLQKVRTDSEKFITAFISVVFQTLVGLIFVIWYAFTVHWLVAPVFLVTVPLLGIVSSLLSKNIKKISKVILGETTSLAGSTTESLRNIELVKSLGLANQEVSRLNSITGKILKLELKKVRYIRSLSFVQGTTVNFLRTAFLFLLYYLVFKDVITPGKLLTLTFFSFFIFGPLQELGNVIAIYREAQASLANFQTILDTPIEPRPANPKSIGRIEDFRFDNVSFRHQSSAHNAVENISFQVRRGETVAFVGPSGAGKTTLVKLLVGLYIPEQGKILYNGIPGDQINKDELREQIGFVTQDTQLFSGTIRENLLFVNPNATDEQCMDVLRKAACQNLMARAEKGLDSVIGEGGVKVSGGEKQRLSVARALLRQPNLMVFDEATSALDSITEEEITDTIRALTSRKEHITIMIAHRLSTIMHADKIFVLEKGQIIESGSHNDLLESKGLYYAMWRQQIGERKRVVIPAGNGSAAKMPVTN from the coding sequence ATGAAATTACTTTTATCTTACCTCCGCAATCACAAGAAATATGTACTGCTGGCACTCCTGCTGGCGGCTGTGAATCAGTGCTTTTCCCTTATGGACCCGCTGATTGCGGGAAAAATGATGGATCGTTTTGGTGTTCACATTTCAGACTATCGTAATGACCCGAACAAAAATTTCGCCCATGATATTATGCTGCTGCTGTTGGCATCAATGGGTGTTGCAATGGTCAGTCGTATCGCCAAGAATTTTCAGGATTATTTCGTGAATGTTGTTGTACAGCGCTCCGGAGCACAAATGTATACAGATGGAATCCGCCACTCTCTTGAACTTCCCTACCAGGTTTTCGAAGATCAGCGCAGTGGTGAAACGCTCGGCAAACTCCAGAAAGTACGAACCGATTCAGAGAAATTTATTACAGCCTTTATAAGTGTCGTATTTCAGACATTAGTTGGATTGATTTTCGTGATCTGGTATGCTTTTACAGTTCACTGGCTTGTTGCTCCTGTATTTCTTGTAACCGTTCCTTTACTTGGAATTGTCAGCAGTCTGCTCAGCAAAAACATCAAAAAAATCTCGAAAGTAATTCTTGGAGAAACCACTTCACTTGCCGGTTCAACAACTGAATCTTTACGCAATATTGAACTGGTAAAAAGTCTCGGACTTGCCAATCAGGAAGTCAGTCGGTTGAATTCCATCACAGGAAAAATCCTGAAACTTGAATTGAAGAAAGTCCGGTATATCCGCAGTTTGAGTTTTGTGCAGGGAACGACTGTAAATTTTCTCCGCACAGCATTCTTATTCCTGTTGTATTATTTGGTGTTTAAGGATGTGATTACACCGGGAAAACTTCTTACGCTCACCTTTTTCAGCTTTTTCATTTTCGGACCTTTGCAGGAACTTGGTAATGTCATTGCCATCTATCGTGAAGCACAGGCATCGCTTGCAAACTTCCAGACTATTCTCGATACACCAATTGAGCCGCGTCCGGCTAATCCGAAAAGTATAGGCAGAATTGAAGATTTTCGTTTCGATAATGTATCATTCCGCCATCAAAGCAGTGCGCACAATGCGGTGGAAAATATTTCCTTTCAGGTTCGTCGCGGAGAAACTGTTGCCTTTGTAGGGCCAAGCGGTGCCGGCAAGACGACACTAGTCAAGTTGCTTGTTGGATTGTACATCCCTGAACAGGGAAAAATTCTTTACAACGGAATTCCCGGTGATCAGATCAACAAGGATGAACTTCGTGAACAAATTGGTTTTGTTACACAGGATACACAGCTCTTCAGCGGAACTATTCGCGAGAACCTCCTCTTTGTAAATCCAAATGCTACCGACGAGCAATGCATGGATGTGCTGAGGAAAGCAGCCTGTCAGAACCTGATGGCCAGAGCCGAGAAGGGTCTGGATTCAGTGATTGGTGAAGGTGGTGTAAAGGTTTCCGGTGGTGAAAAGCAAAGGCTTTCAGTAGCCCGTGCTTTGTTACGTCAACCCAACCTGATGGTTTTTGACGAGGCGACCTCCGCACTTGACTCGATTACTGAAGAAGAAATTACAGATACCATTCGTGCTCTTACATCACGCAAGGAGCACATCACCATCATGATTGCTCACCGCCTGAGTACCATCATGCATGCCGATAAAATCTTTGTTCTTGAGAAAGGACAAATTATTGAATCCGGTTCACACAATGATTTGCTCGAATCAAAGGGTTTGTATTACGCGATGTGGCGTCAACAGATTGGAGAACGTAAGCGTGTCGTTATCCCTGCCGGAAACGGAAGCGCGGCGAAAATGCCGGTAACAAATTAA
- a CDS encoding CoA pyrophosphatase: MLEIFSKSLKHRLALPLPGREAQLKMAHAERRLNLSRYKIPEDARWGSVLILLFEDEGTIKFPLILRSDYDGVHSRQIGLPGGKYESPDLDLQATALRETEEEIGAAQKDITIIGKLTELYIPPSNFLVHPYIGTIPYRPLFVPDKNEVAKIIELDLDKLMDESSLGEKDIKLGTGHIIHTPVYYFEDETVWGATAMMLSEFKSVLFEMGI; encoded by the coding sequence ATGCTGGAAATTTTCAGCAAAAGTCTTAAACATCGATTGGCCCTGCCACTTCCTGGCCGGGAAGCACAGCTAAAAATGGCTCATGCGGAAAGAAGACTGAATCTTTCCCGCTACAAAATTCCGGAAGACGCCCGTTGGGGAAGTGTTTTGATTTTGTTGTTTGAAGACGAAGGCACGATAAAATTTCCGCTCATCCTCCGCTCTGATTACGATGGTGTTCACAGCCGTCAGATAGGTTTACCCGGAGGCAAATACGAATCGCCTGATCTTGATTTACAAGCTACCGCTCTGCGTGAAACTGAAGAAGAAATCGGTGCCGCGCAAAAGGACATCACCATTATCGGCAAACTCACTGAGCTTTACATTCCACCAAGTAATTTTCTTGTTCATCCATACATCGGAACGATTCCCTATCGTCCGCTTTTTGTTCCTGATAAAAATGAAGTTGCGAAAATCATCGAACTCGATCTGGATAAACTGATGGATGAAAGCAGTCTGGGCGAAAAAGACATCAAGTTAGGCACCGGACACATCATTCACACCCCTGTTTATTATTTTGAAGACGAAACCGTCTGGGGCGCGACAGCAATGATGCTGAGTGAATTTAAATCGGTGTTGTTTGAAATGGGGATCTGA
- a CDS encoding DNA-3-methyladenine glycosylase I, producing the protein MAKERIRCPWCLSSELMMEYHDAEWGVPVHDDEKHFEFILLDTFQAGLSWSTILNKRENFRKAFDNFDYVKIAKYKEPKIQKLLNDAGIIRNKLKVYGTVNNAQRFLEIQKEFGTFDKYIWQFTGNKVIDHKYKTHKNIKPSTKESDNMSADLYKRGFKFVGSTICYAYMQAAGMVNDHLVDCWKYRG; encoded by the coding sequence ATGGCCAAAGAACGTATTCGTTGTCCGTGGTGTCTTTCCTCTGAACTCATGATGGAATATCATGATGCAGAGTGGGGAGTTCCCGTGCATGATGATGAAAAACATTTTGAATTTATTTTGCTCGATACTTTTCAGGCTGGACTGAGCTGGAGTACAATCCTGAACAAGAGAGAGAATTTCAGAAAAGCTTTTGACAATTTTGATTATGTCAAAATTGCAAAATATAAAGAACCAAAAATTCAGAAACTCCTGAATGATGCAGGGATCATTCGCAATAAGCTGAAGGTGTATGGCACCGTCAACAACGCGCAACGTTTTCTTGAGATTCAAAAAGAGTTTGGAACTTTTGATAAATACATCTGGCAGTTCACCGGCAACAAAGTAATCGATCACAAATACAAGACGCACAAAAACATCAAACCTTCTACAAAAGAATCCGACAACATGAGCGCCGATCTGTACAAACGCGGTTTTAAATTTGTCGGTTCAACCATTTGCTATGCCTATATGCAGGCAGCGGGAATGGTCAATGATCATTTGGTGGATTGTTGGAAGTATAGAGGTTGA
- a CDS encoding citrate (Si)-synthase, eukaryotic — MAAELKDFIKENGNQVIGSYTIEQVYSGMKGMIGMVTETSKLDPEEGIRFRGYSIPELREKLPKATGDSEPLPEGIFYLMLMGELPTEDDVLQVSNIWARRSNVPKFVFDMLDSLPLNLHPMTQFSMAIMALQKESVFAAAYRKGLNKKEYWDPMYEDVMNLIARLPRIAAYIYRRTYKNNVHIEPDPKLDWAGNFAHMLGYDDYDMKRLMRLYLTIHVDHEGGNVSAHTTHLVGSALSDAYLSFAAGMNGLAGPLHGLANQEVIRWILDLRNYYDGAVPTKEQIQDYVMKTMEDGKVVPGYGHAVLRKTDPRFIAQMEFAKKYIPEDVNCRIVHQVYEVVPPILDNIKKIKNPWPNVDAHSGALLMHYGMDEYDFYTVLFGVSRALGVLASLLWDRALGHPIERPGSVTTDWMKSKAAKAAV, encoded by the coding sequence ATGGCGGCTGAGCTGAAAGATTTCATTAAAGAAAATGGAAACCAGGTCATCGGTTCCTACACGATTGAGCAGGTGTATTCAGGAATGAAGGGGATGATCGGGATGGTAACGGAGACCAGCAAACTGGATCCTGAAGAAGGTATTCGTTTCCGTGGTTACAGCATTCCTGAACTGCGCGAGAAACTCCCGAAAGCAACGGGCGACAGTGAACCTTTGCCGGAAGGAATCTTCTATCTCATGCTCATGGGTGAATTACCTACTGAGGACGATGTGCTCCAGGTGAGTAATATCTGGGCACGCAGAAGCAATGTGCCGAAGTTTGTTTTCGACATGCTTGACAGTTTGCCTTTGAATCTGCACCCGATGACGCAGTTCAGTATGGCCATCATGGCTTTGCAAAAGGAATCGGTGTTCGCTGCCGCTTATCGTAAAGGTTTAAATAAAAAAGAATACTGGGATCCGATGTACGAAGACGTGATGAACCTCATCGCACGTCTTCCCCGCATCGCCGCATATATCTACCGCCGTACTTACAAAAACAATGTGCACATCGAGCCGGATCCAAAACTGGACTGGGCCGGAAATTTCGCGCACATGCTCGGATATGATGATTACGATATGAAACGCCTCATGCGTTTGTATCTCACTATCCACGTTGACCATGAAGGAGGAAACGTTTCCGCGCACACGACACATCTTGTTGGCTCAGCGCTGAGTGATGCTTATCTGTCTTTCGCTGCAGGGATGAACGGTCTGGCAGGTCCATTGCATGGTCTCGCAAATCAGGAAGTGATTCGCTGGATCCTCGATCTCCGTAATTATTACGATGGAGCTGTTCCAACAAAAGAACAAATCCAGGATTACGTGATGAAGACCATGGAAGACGGAAAAGTTGTGCCGGGTTACGGGCATGCTGTATTGCGTAAAACCGATCCGCGTTTTATCGCTCAAATGGAATTCGCGAAGAAATATATTCCTGAAGATGTGAACTGCAGAATTGTACACCAGGTGTACGAGGTGGTTCCTCCAATTCTCGACAATATTAAAAAGATCAAAAATCCATGGCCAAATGTGGATGCACACAGCGGAGCTTTGCTGATGCATTATGGTATGGATGAATATGATTTCTATACTGTACTCTTCGGTGTTAGCCGTGCTTTAGGTGTATTGGCATCATTGCTCTGGGATCGCGCACTTGGACATCCGATTGAACGTCCGGGTTCAGTAACCACAGATTGGATGAAAAGCAAGGCAGCGAAAGCAGCGGTATAA